GAAAGCTCGGCGGCGCGCGTGAAAAATGTGTGATCTCGCCTATCTTCCGACAGGCAGGCCGGCGTCGAGACGGCGCGCGCGCAAGCGTATCGATCGCGACCATGCGGCGGTCGGATTCTCCACGAGGCGCCAGAACCAATAAGCCGCGACGAGCGACGCGGCGACCGCCGCGAAGGCGGCGCCGGCGCGCATCCATTCGGCCTCCGGAAGGCGCGTGCCCAGATTGACGATCCGTCCGCCGATGGGAACATGGATCAGATAGAGCGAATAAGAGATCGCGCCGAGAAATCCGAACACGGGGACGTCCGCCTTCAGCGGCACAAACAAAAAGGCGAAAGCGAAGCCCGCGGCGGCGGCTTCGGCGAGATTGCGCGTGACGCAGACGAGGCAGAGGAAGAGCGCGAGCCAGGCGCCGAGCTCGGACGCGCGCAGCAGCCTCCGCGGCCACAGGAAGCGAAGGAAGCCGACGCAAAACAGCGGCAGCCACGGACAGATCGCGCGCGCGTCGCTCGTCGTAAGCGACAATGCCGCGAGGCCGGCGAGCAGCAGGCGGATCGTCGAGCGGTCATTGGCGATCAGCATCGGCGCCAGGAACAGCATAGCGAGATAATATTGGAATTCGATGGCGAGGCTCCAATAGACGGGGGAGAGCCAAGGCCTGTCGAGCCAGGGAACGAGATAAGCGACATGCAGCGCCAGCCCGCTCGCGATTCCCGGGCCCGGCGCCGGCGCGCCCGTCGCCAGCGCCGACGCGAATTGCAGCGCGACGACCAGCAGCGCCGAGACGAGATAGGCGGGTTCTATGCGCGCCGCGCGGCGCAGGAGGAACGTGACGCCGTCGCGTCGCATGTCATAGCTCGAGAGCGCCATCGAATAGGGGATGACAAAGCCGGAAATAACGAAGAAGAATTGCACGCCGAGCCATCCATAGGCCCCCGATTGCTTCACGAGGCTGGCCTCCGGCAGCAGCGCCGGCGCGCCATTGGTCAGATGGAACCACATCACCGAAAAGGCGGCGATCCCGCGCAGGACCTCGACGCTTCCGACGCGCCCGGATGAAGGCATTCGCAATCTCTCGGCCAGGTTGTCGCAATCGGCGGCTCAAAAGCTCTCGTCACCATGCCGTCATTTCGACATGTGGTAAACTCCGCGCTTATGCAGGGGTGGTGGACAGATTGCTCCGCATATGTTCTATATCTGTTCGCATTTTCCGCCGGGAGCGCGTCATGACGTCGGATTGCAAGCTGACTTTTTATCATTCGCCCGACACCCGCTCGACGGGCGTTTTCACCCTGCTCGAAGAGCTCGGCGCGCCCTATGAGCTGAAAGCGCTGAACATGAAAACGGGCGAGCAGCGGGAGAGCGCTTTTCTCGCCGTCAATCCCATGGGCAAGGTGCCGGCCATCGTGCATGGCGACTCGCTGGTGACGGAGCAGGGCGCCATCTACATCTATCTCGCGGACCTCTTCCCCGCAGCCGGGCTCGCGCCGGCGATCGGCGATCCGCTGCGCGGGCCTTATCTGCGCTGGCTCGTATTCTATGGCTCGAGCTTCGAGCCCGCCGTCGTCGACCGCTGGTTGCAGCGCGAGCCGGCGCGTGTGTCTACCGTGCCCTATGGCGATTTCGACACCATGCTGGCGACTCTGGCCGGCCAGCTGCGCAAAGGGCCGTATCTTCTGGGCGAGCGCATCTCGGCCGCCGATATTTTGTGGGGCTCGGCGCTGCGCTGGACCACCGCCTTCAAGCTCGTTCCCGAGCTTCCCGAGATCATGGCCTATGTCGAGCGGGTGACGTCGCGGCCGTCCTTTCCGGCGATCGCGGCGCGCGACGCCGAGCTTTCGGCGCTCCACGCCGCGCAGGCGCAGGCGTGAACCCGGGCCCGATCCGCGCTATGTTGTCGTGAGAACGCGCAATATCGACGGGCGCGGCAGCGAGCGGAGACGATCGGTGAACGGGGAGCAGCGCGAGGTCCTGGGCCGCAGGCGTCTCAATTCGATGCTGATCGAGCTGATCGTGCGTCTCGGCGCGCTGGCCGCGCTCGCCTATTGGTCGTTCCAGCTGGTCCAGCCCTTTTTGGCCATCGTCACCTGGAGCGCGATCCTGACGGTGGCGCTCTATCCCGTGTTCGAATGGCTGGCGACGGCGCTGGGTGGGCGGCGCAAGCTCGCGGCGACGCTCATCACGCTCGTCGGCCTTCTGGTCGTCATCGGCCCGGCGACCTGGCTCGGTCTCGGCGTCGTCGACGGCCTGCGCAGCCTCGCCGCGCGCATCGACAATGGCGGCCTCTGGGTGCCGCCGCCGCCGGAGAGCCTGCGCTCTCTGCCCTTCGTCGGACAGTCGGCCTTCGATTTCTGGGAGCTCGCCTCGACCAATCTGCGCAGCGCCGTCGCGCAGATCGCGCCATCGCTGAAGCCGCTCGGCGAATTCGCCCTCGACGCGACCAAGAACGCCGGGACCGGCGCGTTCAAATTTCTGCTCTCGGTGATCATCGCCGGCTTCATGTTCGCGCCGGGTCCGGCATTGGTGCGCGCCATCAAGACCGCGGCGATCCGCATCGATTCGAAGCGCGCCGAGCATTTCGTCGGCCTCGCCGGCTCGACGATCCGCACCGTCTCGCGCGGCGTCATCGGCGTGTCGCTGCTGCAGGCGGCGGTCGCCGGCCTCGGCCTTCAGCTCGCCGGCGCGCCCGGCGCGAGCCTGCTGACGCTGTGCATATTGGTGCTGGCGATCATTCAGATCGGCCCCATGCTGATCGTCGTTCCCAGCATCATCTGGAGCTGGACCGAGCTGCCGGGCATTCCCGCCTTTCTGTTCACCGCCTGCATGTTGACGGTGACGCTGGTCGACAATGTGCTGAAGCCGCTCGTCATCGCGCGCGGCCTGACGACGCCGCTGCTCGTCATCGTGGTGGGCGTCATCGGCGGCGTCCTCGCCCATGGCATTATCGGCCTGTTCGTCGGGCCGGTGGTGCTGGCGGTCGCCTGGGAGCTGCTCGGCGCCTGGCTCGGGAGCGCGGAGCCGAGCGAGGCGGTCGCCGCGGGGACGAAGATCGAGACGCGTCCCGATGTGGAGCGTATCGCGCCATCGCCGCCGTCGCTTCAATCCTGCAGCGGCCCCCAGGACGGGTCGGAAGCGTAGGAGGGGGTCGGAACCGGGAATTCCGAGCGGCCGAACACATCCACCATATGGATTTTCGCGCCCGACTGCCCGCCCGGCTCGCGGAAGAACATCAGGAACAGTCCATTGGGGGCCCAAGTGGGGCCTTCATTGTGAAAGCCCTCGGTGAGGATGCGCTCGCCCGAGCCGTCCGGCTTCATCACGCCGATGCCGAAGGCGCCGCTCGATTGGCGCGTGAAGGCGATATAGTCGCCCTTGGGCGACCAGACCGGCGTCGAATAATGACCGGGACCGAAGGAGATGCGCCGCGCGCCGCCGCCATTGGCGCTCATCACATAGATCTGCTGCGAGCCGCCGCGGTCGGATTCGAACACGATCTCCGCGCCGCTCGGCGAGTAGGAGGGGGAGGTGTCGATGGCGTTGGTGTCGGTCAGCCGCGTCGTCGTCCGCGAGCGCAGATCCATCGCATAGAGATTGGTCGAGGCGCCCTGCGACAGCGACATGACGATCTTCTGCCCGTCCGGCGAGAAGCGCGGCGCGAAGGTCATGCCGGGGAAATTGCCGACCACCTCGCGCTGGCCGCTCTCTATGCTGAGCAGCAGCACCTTCGGATCGCCTGCGCCGAAGGACATATAGGTCACATCCTGCGACGAGGGCGAGAAGCGCGGCGTGACGACGAGATCATCGCCGCGCGAGAGATAGCGCACATTGGCGCCGTCCTGGTCCATGATGGCGAGCCGCTTGCGGCGGCGCTCCTTGGGGCCGCTCTCGTCGACGAAGACCACGCGCGTGTCGAAGAAGCCCTTCTCGCCGGTGATGCGCGTGAACACGGCGTCGGAGACGAGATGGGCGACGCGGCGGGCAAATGCCGCCTCGGTCACATATTGCTGACCCGCCGCCTGCTCGCCGGTGGCGACGTCGAACAGGCGGAACTCGGTCTTGAGCCGCCCGTCGGGCCCGCGCTGCGCGCGGCCGGTGACCACATATTGCGCGCCGAGCGAGCGATAGAGATCGAGCTCCGGCGCGCCGTCCGAGGCCGCGGCCTGCTCGGGACGGCCGCCGGGTTCGATCGGCCGCAGGAATACGGAGCGATTGAAATTATTGACGATGACGCTGGTCAGCGTGCGCGCCGCCTCGTCGCCGGCGAAGGGCGCGACGGCGACGGCGACGGGCTGGAAGCCGCCGGAGGCGCGCAGGTCGAGCACGCGTCCGGCGCGAGCCGCCGGCGCGATGAGCGGGGCGAGGGCGGCGCCGGCGATGAGGCCGGCGGCGGAGCGGCGGGAGAGATCGAGCGTCATTTGATGATCCGGGATGTTTCGGAAGACGGAAAGAAGCGCGGCGTCACATGTCGTCGGTCATGTTGAACGTCGTGACATGCCAATGGTCATAGTAGGGGGCGAAGAATTCCGGGACCGACATGGGGCTGCAGCGTCGGATCGCCGCGAGCGCCTGCTCGCCGCGGCTGCGCTCGATCGGATCGGATGACGGGTTGAGCAGCCGCGGCGGCCCTTCGAGCGCGCCGGCGCGCGTCAGATGGAACTCGACGAGCGGCACATAGCTGCGCGCGTTCTGAACCAGAGCCGCCTGCCAGCAGCGACGATAATTCTCGATGAGATAGTCGTTGATTCGCGCCTCCATCGTCGGCGACATGCGCGCGGCGTTCGCGGTCGGCGCGCCGAGCGAGGCCGTCTTGGTCATCTCCCGGCCGGTCGCGGCGCGGCGCTGCGGGGCCTCGCGGCTCAGGAGATTGGCGATATTGGCGGCGTCGAACTTCGATTTGGGCGCGGTCTCGTCGCCCGATTTCGGCTTGGTCGCCGGTCTGTCGGATTTGCTGTCGGCAGGGCCGTCGGCGGGGGCCTTTTCCGTGCTCTTCTTGCGCTCGAGCAGCTTGGCCACCTCGTCGGTCTTCAGCCGCGGCTCGTCCTTGGCCATCGGCCGCTCCGCAGGCTTTTGAGGCGCCGCAGGCTTGGCGGGCTCGGGCTTCTCCACCTTCTCCGGCGGACGCGGCGGAGGCTTGGGACGCACGACCTCGGCGTCCTCCGGCTCGCGCTCCGGGGGCGAGGGCGCGGCCTTGGGCTGCGGCTTCGGCGGCTCCGCCTTGGGTGGCTCCGGTTTCGGCGGCTCCGCTTTCGCCCGCTCGATCTTGGGCGGTTCCGGCTTCGTCGGAGTGGGACGCGCGGGCGGCTCGGGCTTCGGCGGCAGGGCCGCGACGCGCTTGGGCGGGGGCGGCGTCTCCGGCCGATCCTCGGGCTCCTCCTGGCGGGGGCGCAGCGGCGGCGGCGGGGCGGAAATATCCTTCTTCGCTTCGGCGAGCGGCGGCAGCGGCTTGGTCTCGGCGGTTTCCGCGCGCTTGTCGACGCGCTGAACGGGCTTTATTTCCTTGGCGGTCTTCTCGCCCTTCATCACCTCATTGACCGTCGAATCGGTCACGATGTCGACCGGCACGGCCTCCTGCGCATCCTCGAACTTGCGCGCCTCCGGAAAGGCCAGCAGAGCCGCGAGCAGCAGCCCGACATGGGCCGCCGCCGAGACCGGAAGGCCGGGCTGCGGACGCGTCTTCTTCAAGGCGAGCGCTCACTTCTTGTCGGACTCGGTCACCAGAGCGACCTTCTTGTAGCCGGCCGTCGTCACCATCGACATGACCTCGGCGACGCGGCCGTAATTCACCGTCTTCGAGGCGCGCATGTAGATGCGTTCATCGAAGCCGGCCTTGGCCGATTCTTTCAGCCTGTCGAGCAGCTTGTCGAGTTCGACAGGCTGATCCATGAGGAACAGCTGTCCCTTCTCGTCGACGGCGATGGATAGCGGCTTTTGATCGATGTTGAGCGGGCCCGCCTTGGTCTGCGGCAGGTCCACGGCGACGCCGGTCGCGAGCAGGGGCGCCGCCACCATGAAGATGATCAGCAGCACCAGCATCACATCGATGAAGGGCGTCATATTGATGTCGGCCATGGCGCTATGGCGAGGCGCGCCGCGCCGCCGCCTGCCGCCGCCCGTCTTGCGTCCCGCCGCCGCTGACATGCCCATCGGCGCCTCCGCTCAGGCCGCGCGGTCGCGGCCGCCGGTCTGGCCGGCGTGCTGGTCGATCTGGCGCGAGAGAATGGCGGAAAATTCGTCGGCGAAGCTGTCGAGGCGAGCCTGCGCGCGGGCGACGTCGCCTTGCAGCTTGTTATAGGCGACGAGCGCCGGAATGGCGGCGAAGAGGCCGATGGCGGTGGCGAGCAAAGCCTCGGCGATGCCCGGCGCGACCACGGCGAGCGAGGTGTTCTTCGACGCCGCGATGGAGCGGAAGGAGGTCATGATGCCCCAGACCGTGCCGAACAGCCCGACGAAGGGACCGGCCGAGGCGACGGTGGCGAGCACCAGGAGATTGGATTCGAGCTTCTCGACCTCGCGGGCGATCGACACGTCGAGCACTTTGTCGATGCGCGCCTGCAACCCCATGAAGGAGGCGCCGGCGGTCTGGAAGGAGCGCTTCCATTCGCGCATGGCGGCGACGAAGAGGCTGGCCATGGCTCCGGTCGGCCGGTCCTGCAGCTTGGAATAGAGATCCTCGAGCGAGGAGCCGGACCAGAACACCTCCTCGAAGCGGTCCATGGCGCGGCGCGTGCGCGTGAACAGAATCACCTTGTCGACGATGATCGCCCAGCACCAGATCGAGGCGGCGAGCAGCCCGATCATCACCAGCTTCACGACGATATGGGCGCCGAGGAACATGCCCCAGATGGAGATTTCAACGGGCGCAGCGGCGATGGGCGCCGCGATTTCGGCTGGATTCATCGGTCAATATCCTCGAGAACGCGCCTGAATGTTCGAGACGGCGCGGGGCCCAGGCGGCTCGCGTCGCATGCATGCGACGCCGCCCGGACGCCGCTCAAATCCGCATATGGCCGTGAAATCCGCCTGGATTTGGGCCTCGATGCGATGCACAATCAAATTTGAACGAAACGATTAAGGCGAAGTAAAGGACCCTTCGCCACATCCCGCGTAAAACCCGGCCATTGCCCCCATTTCACGGGGGCGGAGCGGCGGGCGCCAGCGCCGATTCGAATTTTTGCCGCACGTCTGCCGGCAGGCGCCGCGCCTTGCCGCCCTCGACCGCGGCGACCTTGACCAATGCCGTGACAAGCGGCTCCTCCCCGCGCAAAACGCGCTGGGCCAGATCGACCGAGGCGCCGGCGACCTGCTCGACCCTGGTCTCCACCGTGAGCAGATCGTCCATCAGCGCCGGGCGGCGAAAGTCGATCGTTATCGCGCGCACGACGAAGAACAAGCCGCCGCCCGGGCTCTCGAGGAGGGCGCGCTGAAAAATGCCGAGGTCGCGCAACAGCTCCGTGCGGCCGCGCTCCATGAAGCGCAGATGCGAAGCATGATAGACGAGGCCGGAGAAATCCGTGTCCTCATAATAGACGCGGACGGACAGGCGATGCGGAACGGGAGCGATCATTCGGCGCGGGGCGTCACTCGAAAGAGGGCGGGGCCCCTTCGATCGGAGCGCCCGCTCCGATATACAGCAGCGCGGCGCGCTGCGCAGCCGCTTTTCGCTGGAGCCTTATCCGATCCTATGGGATCGGATAAGGCTCCAGCATTCTCTCGTGTGAGCGAATTCTCATCGATCGAACGATTCCGTTCGATCGGAAAGCGCTCTGAGGGGGGCGCGGCGCGGGCGGTCGGAAAAGGGTCGCGATCAATATGTATTCGTGTTATATAATGAGAAAGTCGGCGTGGCGCGACGCAGTGCGAGCAGAGGCATGATGAACAAAGAAAAATGTCTGCTCGTCTGCGGCGCCGGCGAAAGAGGCTCGGCGGTGGCGCGGCGTCTGCTCGGCGAGGGCTATGCGGTCGTGCTGCATCAGGAGACGGCGCCGCGCATTCTGCGCCGGCGCATGTGCTTCGCGGACGCCTGGTTCGACGGAGCGACGACCTTGGGCGCGGTCGAGGCGCGGCTCGTGCGCTCGCCCAAGGACTTTTTGTGCGGCATGCAGACGCGGCAGTTCATTCCGATCCTGCTTCGGCCGTTCGCCGAGGTCGTCGAGCGCTGGCCCTGGGACGCGATCATCGCGGCTCCAGATCCGGGCGATCGGCCGTCGCCGCGGCTCGTCGATCTCGCCGAGCTCACCATCGGCGTCGGCTCTGGCTTCGTCGCCGGCGCCGATTGCGATCTCGTCGTCTGGACCGAGGAGCCGGACCCCGGGGCGGTGCTGCGCGCCGGGGACACGCCGCCGCAGCGTCGCATCGAATATGACCGCCGCGCGCTCGAATATTGGGACGTGATCGCGCCGGTCGACGGCGCCTTCGCGGCGGCGCAGCCGATCGGCGCCAAGGTCGCGGCCGGCGATCTCATCGGCCGCATCGGCGACACGGCAATTCGGGCGCCGGTCGCGGGGCGCATCAGCGGGCTCGCCAGGCCGGATCTCGCCTGCCTCGCAGGAATGCCCGTGGGCGAGATCGCCACCGCCGAGGCGGCCCCGGTCGTCGGCGTCGGCGAGCGCAATAAGCTGATCGCCCGCGGCGTCTCCTTCGCGATCGAGATGGAGGCGCACGGGTTTGCGCCGGTCGCTATCGGCGCACGCTTCCGTGGATAGCTCTATCTGGTGGTTTTAGCTTTTTTGCCGGATTGATGTTTGATAGAATCTGACAAATCAGCTGTAGGTGGGCCAAGCCCACCTATCGGCAGAATGTTGGATT
The sequence above is a segment of the Methylosinus trichosporium OB3b genome. Coding sequences within it:
- a CDS encoding acyltransferase family protein; the encoded protein is MPSSGRVGSVEVLRGIAAFSVMWFHLTNGAPALLPEASLVKQSGAYGWLGVQFFFVISGFVIPYSMALSSYDMRRDGVTFLLRRAARIEPAYLVSALLVVALQFASALATGAPAPGPGIASGLALHVAYLVPWLDRPWLSPVYWSLAIEFQYYLAMLFLAPMLIANDRSTIRLLLAGLAALSLTTSDARAICPWLPLFCVGFLRFLWPRRLLRASELGAWLALFLCLVCVTRNLAEAAAAGFAFAFLFVPLKADVPVFGFLGAISYSLYLIHVPIGGRIVNLGTRLPEAEWMRAGAAFAAVAASLVAAYWFWRLVENPTAAWSRSIRLRARRLDAGLPVGR
- a CDS encoding glutathione S-transferase family protein, which encodes MTSDCKLTFYHSPDTRSTGVFTLLEELGAPYELKALNMKTGEQRESAFLAVNPMGKVPAIVHGDSLVTEQGAIYIYLADLFPAAGLAPAIGDPLRGPYLRWLVFYGSSFEPAVVDRWLQREPARVSTVPYGDFDTMLATLAGQLRKGPYLLGERISAADILWGSALRWTTAFKLVPELPEIMAYVERVTSRPSFPAIAARDAELSALHAAQAQA
- the ybgC gene encoding tol-pal system-associated acyl-CoA thioesterase, which gives rise to MIAPVPHRLSVRVYYEDTDFSGLVYHASHLRFMERGRTELLRDLGIFQRALLESPGGGLFFVVRAITIDFRRPALMDDLLTVETRVEQVAGASVDLAQRVLRGEEPLVTALVKVAAVEGGKARRLPADVRQKFESALAPAAPPP
- a CDS encoding AI-2E family transporter, producing MNGEQREVLGRRRLNSMLIELIVRLGALAALAYWSFQLVQPFLAIVTWSAILTVALYPVFEWLATALGGRRKLAATLITLVGLLVVIGPATWLGLGVVDGLRSLAARIDNGGLWVPPPPESLRSLPFVGQSAFDFWELASTNLRSAVAQIAPSLKPLGEFALDATKNAGTGAFKFLLSVIIAGFMFAPGPALVRAIKTAAIRIDSKRAEHFVGLAGSTIRTVSRGVIGVSLLQAAVAGLGLQLAGAPGASLLTLCILVLAIIQIGPMLIVVPSIIWSWTELPGIPAFLFTACMLTVTLVDNVLKPLVIARGLTTPLLVIVVGVIGGVLAHGIIGLFVGPVVLAVAWELLGAWLGSAEPSEAVAAGTKIETRPDVERIAPSPPSLQSCSGPQDGSEA
- the tolB gene encoding Tol-Pal system beta propeller repeat protein TolB codes for the protein MTLDLSRRSAAGLIAGAALAPLIAPAARAGRVLDLRASGGFQPVAVAVAPFAGDEAARTLTSVIVNNFNRSVFLRPIEPGGRPEQAAASDGAPELDLYRSLGAQYVVTGRAQRGPDGRLKTEFRLFDVATGEQAAGQQYVTEAAFARRVAHLVSDAVFTRITGEKGFFDTRVVFVDESGPKERRRKRLAIMDQDGANVRYLSRGDDLVVTPRFSPSSQDVTYMSFGAGDPKVLLLSIESGQREVVGNFPGMTFAPRFSPDGQKIVMSLSQGASTNLYAMDLRSRTTTRLTDTNAIDTSPSYSPSGAEIVFESDRGGSQQIYVMSANGGGARRISFGPGHYSTPVWSPKGDYIAFTRQSSGAFGIGVMKPDGSGERILTEGFHNEGPTWAPNGLFLMFFREPGGQSGAKIHMVDVFGRSEFPVPTPSYASDPSWGPLQD
- the tolQ gene encoding protein TolQ, whose product is MNPAEIAAPIAAAPVEISIWGMFLGAHIVVKLVMIGLLAASIWCWAIIVDKVILFTRTRRAMDRFEEVFWSGSSLEDLYSKLQDRPTGAMASLFVAAMREWKRSFQTAGASFMGLQARIDKVLDVSIAREVEKLESNLLVLATVASAGPFVGLFGTVWGIMTSFRSIAASKNTSLAVVAPGIAEALLATAIGLFAAIPALVAYNKLQGDVARAQARLDSFADEFSAILSRQIDQHAGQTGGRDRAA
- a CDS encoding ExbD/TolR family protein; the encoded protein is MGMSAAAGRKTGGGRRRRGAPRHSAMADINMTPFIDVMLVLLIIFMVAAPLLATGVAVDLPQTKAGPLNIDQKPLSIAVDEKGQLFLMDQPVELDKLLDRLKESAKAGFDERIYMRASKTVNYGRVAEVMSMVTTAGYKKVALVTESDKK